AAGTATTAGAAACATTTAAGATTACGCCAGACTACGATTTAAATATTATGAAGGATCGTCAAACACTGATTGATGTGACAACAAATGCTTTACAAGGCTTAGATAAAGTTATGAAAGAAGCGCAACCTGATATTGTCTTAGTGCATGGCGATACGGCTACAACATTTATCGCAAGTTTAGCAGCATTTTATAATCAAATTGCCATTGGTCATGTTGAAGCGGGTTTACGTACATGGAATAAATATTCACCTTATCCAGAGGAAATGAATCGTCAGTTGACAGGTGTCATGGCCGATTTACATTTCGCGCCAACTGAAGTATCGAAGAAAAACCTATTGGACGAAAATAAAAATCCAAATACGATTTATGTAACGGGCAATACAGCTATTGATGCATTAGCTACAACGGTGAGTGAACATTATACACATCCAGTGTTAGAGAAAATAGCAAATGACCGTATGATCTTATTAACAGCACATCGTCGTGAGAATCTAGGCGAACCAATGCGCCATATGTTCCGAGCAATTACTCGACTGCTGGCGGAGCATGAGGATGTTCAGGTTGTTTATCCGGTGCATATGAATCCAGCTGTTCGAGAAATTGCCAACGAAATATTAGGTGATAATAAACGTGTGCATTTAATTGAACCGCTTGAAGTGTTTGATTTCCATAACTTCGCTGCCAATTCGTATATGATTTTAACGGATTCTGGCGGTGTACAAGAGGAAGCACCATCATTAGGCAAGCCAGTTCTAGTGCTACGTGATACAACAGAGCGTCCAGAAGGTATTGCTGCGGGAACTTTGAAACTAGCAGGTACGGAAGAGGAAATGATTTATTCTCTAGCAAAAGAATTACTAGAGGATAAAGAAGCATACGAAGCTATGGCAAAAGCCTCTAATCCTTATGGAGATGGGCATGCTTCGCAGCGAATTGTGAAAGCGCTCTTAGATTTTTTGCAAAAAAGCAAGTAATACACCATTCTAAATTCAAAAAATGAGTAAATAGAACTAATGGTAAATGCGTCGCTAATTTACGAGCATATTTATGTCGTAAATTAGCTTTTTTTTGCATTATTCCGAAAAAACTTTTGGAATCTATGAAAGTTTATACACAAATTTGTCAACAATTTGACAAGAGTATAGTGGCTGTGAAGTTTTTCTCCTTTACTAATTGACTTCAAATATCACCTATTGTATGCTTACAAAGGGTAAGAATGATAAGGGTTTCTATTCGTTGATAGACGTTGAAACACTTGTTATATCAAGTTTCTACTAAATTGACAGTACAAACCAACACTGTCGATTTGCAACGTTTTGTGCGTTTCGGTTTTATACCGAATAAGTATGGGGTGTAAGGCATTATTAGGGATTTACACCTGTAATTTCAAATGACGTCCCCATTACTATTCCGCTGTGAGTAGTGTTTTTCACTGCTCTTTTCTGATTTCACAAAGTGGTCAGCAAACGTTTTCTTTACTCGAAAAAATGATTCAGGAGACTACAAACCAATGCTAGATTTGCATCACATTTTTGCTGTGCAGAAGAGAGCGTTATTTTTTTTGCTCGCACTTTGCGCATTAGGCTGGGGCTTTACGTCCTATCAAACTGTTTTTGCGGGCATCGCAATCGGTGCATTTTTTGGTACGTATAATTTTTGGATTTTAGTTCGCCGTATGGAGAAGTTTGATCGTTCCATTAGTGAAGGGAAGAAAATAGGTTCACTTGGTACAGCACTTCGTTTTGGATCAGGTGTAGCGGCAGTTGCTATAGCCATTTCGTTGCCAAACTATTTTCACTTAATTAGCACGGTCATAGGGCTAATGATTCCGTACGTTTTTCTCTTTGTCGAGAGAATTGTATCTCATGTAAGGAACCACTAATGTGCTTTATTAGAAAGAGAGGTGAAAAATAACAATGAATCATGAAGCTCCGTTAGTAACCATTGGATTTTTAACATTTAACTTATCTACAGTTATGATGTTACTAGTTGCAGCTACAATCGTATTTTTAATCGCAGTTATTTCAACTAGAAACTTAAAGTTAAAACCAACTGGTATGCAAAACTTTATGGAATGGATTATGGATTTCGTAAAGAATATCATTCAAAGCAACATGGACTGGAAAACGGGTGGACGATTCCACATTCTAGGTATCACACTTATTATGTTTATCGCAGTATCTAACTTATTAGGTCTTCCATTCTCTATCATCTATGACCATCAACTTTGGTGGAAATCGCCAACAGCTGACCCAACGGTTACAATGACTCTTGCAGCGATGATTTTAGTATTAACGCAATACTATGGTATCAAAATGAAGGGTACAGGCCATTATGTTGGTACATTCTTCAAACCAATGTCATTTATGTTCCCGTTAAAAATCATTGAAGAGTTTGCAAACACTTTAACATTAGGTCTGCGTCTTTACGGTAACATTTATGCAGGTGAAATTTTACTTGCATTAATCGCAGGTTTAGCCGTTTCAGGACCAATCGGGTTCGTAGGTGCAATTGTTCCTATGATGGCATGGCAAGGTTTCTCTATTTTCATCGGCTTTATCCAAGCCTTTATCTTCACAATGTTAACAATGGTTTACATGGCTCATAAAGTGAGCGATGACCATTAATATAAAGCATAAATTTTATGCTTGAACCAAAAAAACAAACAATTCCAAGGAGGAAATTTTAAAATGACAGGTTCATTAGGTTTATTAGCAGCAGCAATCGCAATCGGTTTAGGTGCACTTGGTGCAGGTATTGGTAACGGTCTTATCGTATCAAAAACAGTTGAAGGTATCGCTCGCCAACCAGAAGCTCGTGGCGTTCTTCAAACTACTATGTTCATCGGGGTTGCATTAGTTGAAGCCTTACCGATCATCGCAGTAGTAGTAGCATTCATCGTAATGAACAAATAATTCAGTTGTATACTGAATTTTACTAGTGGCGAAGCAGGATTCACCAGATGAAACTTCGCCCTTCATTTTGGAACTGATAAAAGCTATGTGCAAATATAGCTTTTTAAAATAGGTAAGTTTTTTAAAGTATTACAAACTATTATGTTGAAGTTAAAGCTCTTGAAGGGAGTGAAACAATCGTGTTTTTAGACAATCTTGTACTTGGTGCAGGTGGAGGATTCAATGGTGGAGATATCGTCTCAACATTAGTCATCTTCTTAGTATTAATGCTTCTTCTTAAAAAGTTCGCTTGGGGTCCATTAATGGGCATCATGCAACAACGTGAAGAATTAGTAGCAAGTGAAATCGAAGCAGCTGAAAAAGCGCGCAAAGATTCGCATAAATTTTTAGAAGAACAAAAAAGTCTTCTTAAAGAAGCTCGTACGGAAGCACAATCGATTGTTGAGGGTGCTAAGAAGCAAGGCGAAATGCAAAAAGAAGAAATTCTTACAGCAGCTCGCAATGAAGCTAACCGCTTAAAAGAATCGGCTTTACGTGAAATCGAGTCTGAAAAAGAAAAAGCGATCGCAGCTGTACGTGATGAAGTCGTTTCATTATCTGTACTTGCAGCATCTAAAGTCCTTAGCAAAGAGATTTCTGAGGCAGACAACCGTGCTCTAATTGAAGAGACGATTGCGAAGGCAGGGGAAGCTCAATGAGTAATTCAACTGTAGCTAAGCGTTACGCTCAAGCTCTTTTTGAACTTGCGCAACAAAAAAATATTCTTGCTGAAGTTGGGGCAGACTTAAACGAGTTAACAAAAGTTGTAAATGAATCTCCTGATTTTTTAACACTTTTAAATGCGCCTAAGTTCTCTATCGAACGCAAGAAACAAATGGTTGCTGAAATCTTTGCAAGTGCAACGCCAGAAGTTTTACACACTGTTCAACTACTTGTTGAGAAAAAGCGTGTAAACGAAGTGAAGCTTATTGCGAATGCGTATGCTGAACTTGCTGCACAAGCACAAGGTTCTGCAGATGCAACTGTATTCTCAACTCGTGCACTTTCTGCTGAAGAAAGCGCTAAAATTTCTGCAGCATTTGCTAAACTTGTTGGGAAACAATCATTAAACATTACAAACGAAATCGATCCATCATTATTAGGTGGTATTCGTGTTCAAATCGGTAACCATATTTATGACAGCTCAGTAGTGAACAAGCTAGAGCGTCTAAAACGTGAATTAATCGGTTAATAATTTAGAAATGTGAGAGGTGACATACATGGGCATCAAGGCTGAAGAAATCAGCAGTCTGATTAAACAACAGATTGAGAATTATGAATCTGAACTTAAAGTAAGCGAAGTTGGTACAGTTATCCGTATTGGTGACGGTATCGCTCTTGCTCATGGCCTCGACAACGCCATGGCTGGAGAGCTTTTAGAGTTCTCTAACGGTGTTATGGGTATGGCTCAAAACCTAGAAGAAGGTAACGTTGGTATCGTAATCTTAGGTCCATACACAGACATCAAAGAAGGCGATGAAGTTCGTCGTACAGGTCGTATTATGGAAGTACCAGTTGGTGAAGAACTAATTGGTCGTGTTGTAAATCCACTAGGTCAACCAGTGGACGGACAAGGTCCAATCAACACAACAAAATCTCGTCCGATCGAAAGCCCAGCTTTCGGTGTAATGGCTCGTAAATCAGTACATGAACCACTACAAACTGGTATTAAAGCGATTGACGCACTTGTACCAATCGGTCGTGGTCAACGTGAGTTAATCATTGGTGACCGCCAAGTTGGTAAAACATCTGTAGCAATCGATACAATCCTTAACCAAGGTGACCAAAACATGATCTGTATCTATGTTGCAATTGGTCAAAAAGAATCTACTGTACGTGGTGTAGTAGAAACGCTTCGTAAACATGGCGCTTTAGAT
This DNA window, taken from Lysinibacillus sp. FSL M8-0337, encodes the following:
- the atpB gene encoding F0F1 ATP synthase subunit A translates to MNHEAPLVTIGFLTFNLSTVMMLLVAATIVFLIAVISTRNLKLKPTGMQNFMEWIMDFVKNIIQSNMDWKTGGRFHILGITLIMFIAVSNLLGLPFSIIYDHQLWWKSPTADPTVTMTLAAMILVLTQYYGIKMKGTGHYVGTFFKPMSFMFPLKIIEEFANTLTLGLRLYGNIYAGEILLALIAGLAVSGPIGFVGAIVPMMAWQGFSIFIGFIQAFIFTMLTMVYMAHKVSDDH
- a CDS encoding F0F1 ATP synthase subunit delta codes for the protein MSNSTVAKRYAQALFELAQQKNILAEVGADLNELTKVVNESPDFLTLLNAPKFSIERKKQMVAEIFASATPEVLHTVQLLVEKKRVNEVKLIANAYAELAAQAQGSADATVFSTRALSAEESAKISAAFAKLVGKQSLNITNEIDPSLLGGIRVQIGNHIYDSSVVNKLERLKRELIG
- the wecB gene encoding UDP-N-acetylglucosamine 2-epimerase (non-hydrolyzing), whose translation is MTKKWKVMTIFGTRPEAIKMAPLVLELQKHPEQVESIVTVTAQHRQMLDQVLETFKITPDYDLNIMKDRQTLIDVTTNALQGLDKVMKEAQPDIVLVHGDTATTFIASLAAFYNQIAIGHVEAGLRTWNKYSPYPEEMNRQLTGVMADLHFAPTEVSKKNLLDENKNPNTIYVTGNTAIDALATTVSEHYTHPVLEKIANDRMILLTAHRRENLGEPMRHMFRAITRLLAEHEDVQVVYPVHMNPAVREIANEILGDNKRVHLIEPLEVFDFHNFAANSYMILTDSGGVQEEAPSLGKPVLVLRDTTERPEGIAAGTLKLAGTEEEMIYSLAKELLEDKEAYEAMAKASNPYGDGHASQRIVKALLDFLQKSK
- the atpF gene encoding F0F1 ATP synthase subunit B, which codes for MFLDNLVLGAGGGFNGGDIVSTLVIFLVLMLLLKKFAWGPLMGIMQQREELVASEIEAAEKARKDSHKFLEEQKSLLKEARTEAQSIVEGAKKQGEMQKEEILTAARNEANRLKESALREIESEKEKAIAAVRDEVVSLSVLAASKVLSKEISEADNRALIEETIAKAGEAQ
- a CDS encoding ATP synthase subunit I, producing MLDLHHIFAVQKRALFFLLALCALGWGFTSYQTVFAGIAIGAFFGTYNFWILVRRMEKFDRSISEGKKIGSLGTALRFGSGVAAVAIAISLPNYFHLISTVIGLMIPYVFLFVERIVSHVRNH
- the atpE gene encoding F0F1 ATP synthase subunit C, translated to MTGSLGLLAAAIAIGLGALGAGIGNGLIVSKTVEGIARQPEARGVLQTTMFIGVALVEALPIIAVVVAFIVMNK